Proteins encoded in a region of the Carassius auratus strain Wakin chromosome 21, ASM336829v1, whole genome shotgun sequence genome:
- the LOC113039070 gene encoding gastrula zinc finger protein XlCGF57.1-like, with protein sequence MKFAEYVQWYIVMEISFSCYGGEPCRMKEEDAEEQTDLMGLKDDKEHQFENHHHFKNEDEYAVISQTEQNFTQEQAGKTGAKGSFACTQFGKGSFIKEEPNVHMSIQQTDLMGLEEDKKHQFEKPHHFKKEDGNAVISQTEQNFTQKQSERIGAKGSFTCTLCGKNFGRKSKLNRHMTVHTGEKPFTCTQCWKRFGEKSKLNRHMTVHTEEKPFTCTQCGKSFRQKSNHNRHMRYHTGEKPYTCTQSGKGSFVKEEPNVHMSIQQTDSVGLKEDQQHQFEKPHHLKNEDGNALISQTEPNFKQKQAGKTGAKGSFTCTLCGKSFSRPSNLKRHMTVHTGERPFTCTQCGKSFGDKSEFNGHMRSHTGERPYKCTECGKGFIQKSNRNRHMKVHTGLKPYTCTQCEKVFFDKEELNVHMRIHTGERLFTCTQCGKSFGQKSKFKRHIRYHTGERHYTCTQCGKSFFAKQELDVHMRIHTGERPFTCTLCALSFKSKHVLKKHQLSHSGVRSFSCDQCDKTFVFASYLKEHIKLHAGVKRHFCTFCEKSFTQPYSLQVHQSIHTGVRPHVCLDCGKTFLTSSDLKKHQRIHTGEKPYKCSHCDKRFTDSSTLKTHERIHTGEKPYQCSSCGKDFTRSFTLIKHKIKHCPQLSKSHSDPSL encoded by the exons atgaaattcgCTGAGTATGTGCAATGGTATATTGTAATGGAAATTTCATTCAGTTGTTATGGTGGAGAACCCTGCAGAATGAAAGAAGAAGATGcagaggaacaaacag ATTTGATGGGATTGAAGGACGACAAGGAGCATCAGTTTGAAAATcatcatcattttaaaaatgaagatgAATATGCAGTCATTTCACAGACTGAACAGAATTTCACACAAGAACAAGCTGGAAAAACTGGAGCCAAAGGATCTTTCGCATGCACTCAGTTTGGAAAGGGTTCATTTATCAAAGAAGAACCAAATGTGCACATGAGCATtcaacaaacag aTTTGATGGGACTGGAGGAAGACAAGAAGCATCAGTTTGAAAAACCTCATCATTTTAAAAAGGAAGatggaaatgcagtcatttcacagactgaacagaatttcacacaaaaacaatCTGAAAGGATTGGAGCCAAAGGATCATTCACATGCACCCTGTGTGGGAAGAATTTCGGTCGGAAATCAAAGTTGAATAGACACATGacagttcacactggagagaagccgtttACATGCACTCAGTGTTGGAAACGTTTCGGTGAGAAATCAAAGTTGAATAGACACATGACAGTTCACACTGAAGAGAAGCCGTTTacatgcactcagtgtggaaaaagtttccgTCAGAAATCAAACCATAACAGACACATGAGAtatcacactggagagaagccatatACATGCACTCAGTCTGGAAAGGGTTCCTTTGTCAAAGAAGAACCAAATGTGCACATGAGTATTCAACAGACAG ATTCAGTGGGACTGAAAGAAGACCAGCAACATCAGTTTGAAAAAcctcatcatttaaaaaatgaagatgGAAATGCATTAATTTCACAGACTGAACcgaattttaaacaaaaacaagctGGAAAAACTGGAGCCAAAGGATCTTTCACATGCACcctgtgtgggaagagtttcagcCGTCCATCAAATCTTAAGAGACACATGacagttcacactggagagagacctttcacatgcactcagtgtggaaagagttttggtGACAAATCAGAGTTTAATGGACACATGAGATctcacactggagagaggccTTATAAATGCACAGAGTGTGGAAAAGGTTTCATACAGAAATCAAACCGTAACAGACACATGAAAGTTCACACTGGACTGAAGCCTTATACTTGCACTCAGTGTGAAAAGGTTTTCTTTGACAAAGAAGAACTAAATgtgcacatgagaattcacactggagaacgtctgttcacatgcactcagtgtggaaagagtttcggTCAGAAATCAAAGTTTAAGAGACACATAAGATATCACACTGGAGAGAGGCATTACacatgcactcagtgtggaaagagtttctttGCCAAACAAGAACTTGATgtgcacatgagaattcacactggagaaagaCCGTTCACATGCACTCTGTGTGCACTCAGTTTTAAATCTAAACACGTCCTGAAAAAACATCAGCTCTCTCACTCTGGAGTGAGATCATTCAGCTGTGATCAGTGTGATAAAACTTTTGTGTTTGCATCTTACTTAAAGGAACATATTAAACTTCATGCAGGTGTAAAGCGTCACTTTTGCACTTTTTGTGAGAAGAGCTTTACACAACCGTACAGTTTACAAGTtcatcagagcattcacactggtGTGAGACCTCATGTGTGCTTGGACTGTGGAAAGACCTTTCTTACATCTAGTGACTTAAAAAAACaccagaggattcacactggagagaaaccatacaagtgttcacactgtgacaagagattcactgattcatcaaccctgaaaacccatgagagaatacacactggagaaaagccgtaCCAGTGCTCTTCATGTGGGAAGGATTTCACTCGCTCATTTACTCTAATTAAACATAAGATAAAGCATTGCCCACAGTTGTCTAAGTCACATTCAGATCCATCACTGTGA
- the LOC113039100 gene encoding gastrula zinc finger protein XlCGF7.1-like isoform X2 — MEFEEEPCRMRDEDPEEQTDSEKVNKDKQLQFQKPYVANKDGNATISQTEQNFTPEKKTVKTEVKGSFTCTECGKNFTTKGNLKVHIKTHTGGKKFSCTLCGKTFVHQSKLKIHMRIHTGERPYTCIQCGNSFVVKGHLNDHMRIHTGEKPFACSQCGKSFRCKHFLKNHLLSHAVVKSFSCDQCDKTFVVESCLRRHLKVHAGVKPHICSFCEKAFSRPCALKEHECIHTCVKPYMCIDCGKTFATLSILKTHEIIHIGERPYECSLCGKSFTRSVYLKNHEQVHTGEKPYQCSSCGKSFTKVCNLQRHQKKHCTKGILSDQ, encoded by the coding sequence ACTCCGAGAAAGTGAATAAGGACAAGCAGCTTCAGTTTCAAAAACCTTATGTCGCAAATAAAGATGGAAACGCTACCATTTCACAGACTGAACAGAAtttcacaccggaaaaaaaaactgtaaaaactgaAGTCAAAGGATCTTTCACCTGCACCGAGTGTGGAAAGAATTTCACTACTAAAGGAAACCTTAAAGTGCACATAAAAACTCACACTGGAGGAAAAAAGTTCTCATGCACTCTATGCGGAAAGACTTTTGTACACCAATCCAAACTCAAAAtacacatgagaattcacactggagagaggccGTATACATGCATTCAGTGTGGAAACAGTTTCGTTGTTAAAGGTCACCTTAATgatcacatgagaattcacactggagaaaaaccttttgCATGTTctcaatgtgggaagagtttccgGTGCAAACACTTCCTCAAAAATCATCTTCTCTCTCACGCTGTAGTGAAATCATTCAGCTGTGATCAGTGTGATAAAACATTTGTTGTGGAATCATGTTTAAGAAGACATCTTAAAGTTCATGCTGGTGTGAAACCTCACATTTGCTCTTTTTGTGAAAAGGCTTTTTCACGACCATGTGCTTTAAAAGAACATGAATGTATTCATACTTGTGTGAAACCTTATATGTGCATTGACTGTGGAAAGACCTTTGCTACACTGAGCATCTTAAAAACGCATGAGATAATTCATATTGGAGAAAGACCTTACGAGTGCTcactgtgtggaaagagtttcactcgCTCCGTATACTTGAAAAATCACGAGCAAGTTCATACTGGAGAAAAGCCATACCAGTGCTCTTCATGTGGGAAGAGCTTCACCAAGGTGTGTAATCTACAGCGGCATCAGAAAAAACATTGCACAAAAGGTATCTTAAGTGATCAATGA
- the LOC113039100 gene encoding gastrula zinc finger protein XlCGF7.1-like isoform X1, which produces MEFEEEPCRMRDEDPEEQTDSEKVNKDKQLQFQKPYVANKDGNATISQTEQNFTPEKKTVKTEVKGSFTCTECGKNFTTKGNLKVHIKTHTGGKKFSCTLCGKTFVHQSKLKIHMRIHTGERPYTCIQCGNSFVVKGHLNDHMRIHTGEKPFACSQCGKSFRCKHFLKNHLLSHAVVKSFSCDQCDKTFVVESCLRRHLKVHAGVKPHICSFCEKAFSRPCALKEHECIHTCVKPYMCIDCGKTFATLSILKTHEIIHIGERPYECSLCGKSFTRSVYLKNHEQVHTGEKPYQCSSCGKSFTKVCNLQRHQKKHCTKGILSDQ; this is translated from the exons ATGGAGTTTGAGGAAGAACCCTGCAGAATGAGAGATGAAGATCcagaggaacaaacag ACTCCGAGAAAGTGAATAAGGACAAGCAGCTTCAGTTTCAAAAACCTTATGTCGCAAATAAAGATGGAAACGCTACCATTTCACAGACTGAACAGAAtttcacaccggaaaaaaaaactgtaaaaactgaAGTCAAAGGATCTTTCACCTGCACCGAGTGTGGAAAGAATTTCACTACTAAAGGAAACCTTAAAGTGCACATAAAAACTCACACTGGAGGAAAAAAGTTCTCATGCACTCTATGCGGAAAGACTTTTGTACACCAATCCAAACTCAAAAtacacatgagaattcacactggagagaggccGTATACATGCATTCAGTGTGGAAACAGTTTCGTTGTTAAAGGTCACCTTAATgatcacatgagaattcacactggagaaaaaccttttgCATGTTctcaatgtgggaagagtttccgGTGCAAACACTTCCTCAAAAATCATCTTCTCTCTCACGCTGTAGTGAAATCATTCAGCTGTGATCAGTGTGATAAAACATTTGTTGTGGAATCATGTTTAAGAAGACATCTTAAAGTTCATGCTGGTGTGAAACCTCACATTTGCTCTTTTTGTGAAAAGGCTTTTTCACGACCATGTGCTTTAAAAGAACATGAATGTATTCATACTTGTGTGAAACCTTATATGTGCATTGACTGTGGAAAGACCTTTGCTACACTGAGCATCTTAAAAACGCATGAGATAATTCATATTGGAGAAAGACCTTACGAGTGCTcactgtgtggaaagagtttcactcgCTCCGTATACTTGAAAAATCACGAGCAAGTTCATACTGGAGAAAAGCCATACCAGTGCTCTTCATGTGGGAAGAGCTTCACCAAGGTGTGTAATCTACAGCGGCATCAGAAAAAACATTGCACAAAAGGTATCTTAAGTGATCAATGA